The Alnus glutinosa chromosome 8, dhAlnGlut1.1, whole genome shotgun sequence DNA segment ACGTCACTgccacttagcaccactaggaACACGACACTTATCCCTTGCAACATGTCAGCACCTACATAATTACCAAATCAGCcacatctttaaaaattaattaaaaaaatgaaaaaaagaaagaaaaaaaaaagaagaagaagggtggttgagccaccctatggcaggaaattttttttttgaagggttttggcccttggggttgGTCGAACCACCCATAAGGGCCACGAGGATGGTTTGGGCACCCCCATGGGCAAACCTTCTAAACTATTTTAGATgatttggccattgggggtggccgaactaccccaaAAGGTCAAAAcccttcaatttattttattttttcttccgtgaggtggccaaaccacccgcCATGGGTGGTTCACCCACCCTAGACTGGCCAAGGCAGTGacgtggcagaccgttaatttttggacagaaaacttGACTAAGGTtctaatttggtctttttccaaaatggaggtaccatctgtgatgcgaattgaaactcaggtactaaaaactaaagttttcaaaactcgaTCAGGTACTAAAAACGTATTTTACCctatttttaatctttataaacTTAATAACAACACCTTTGCAGTCCTTGAGATttgacaccctctctatagcattgtcctacaaagattcgttctattgcgagtagtttatttattattgatatatttttgcttaaAAACACCACATCAGAGttattatttaaactaattatttatgtgaattttataaatatggACCTAGGCCTCTTTAGGCTTTTAATTCTTACCTGTCAAAATTTAGATTGATTTGGTTAGTTGTCTTACTTTCTTATGAagtatttggacaaaaaaaaaaaacaaaagtaaagtgaaattaatatatatttaaaagagtagggtttaaaaaaaaaaaaaaaggctcaaaacattaaaaatcgGCCtacattattttcaaaattgtttaaaataaagtCTAATAGAAACTCAAAGAAGACTCAAAAGATTAAAATTGGTCCAAAGACCAATCACCTAATATGCAGATAGCAGGTAATAACTGCACCATGCAGTTAGAAAAAACATTAAGCGAATgcagatatctaaaagtgatatccaCATTTCGCGGATGCAGCTGCAAATATTGTAAATAACTGCATGAATATGATTAGTAAAAGTACTATGAAAATGTGAATATCTAAAAAGTGATATCCATATTTTACGAATGCGAATATGGCAAAAAAACTACATTCAGAACCACATGTACACCTCTAAGCAATAGATTTGATTTGGATAAACGCCTGCCAGGGATGGATGCAGATTTGTTTAAAACAAATCTATCGCAAATGAATACAAATCTAAAGGATAAGGAGAAGGAGAACCACTAGCTGAGGCTAAACTGTACGCTTATAGAGATGAGGAACATCGTTCCACATATGACGCCGACTGGTTATAACAGATTTTCCGCACCGTACTAGATTGCAGGTCACCTGCAAAACAACAAGAGAATTATTGGAGTAGCACATCTTATgcttaataagtatttttaaaagaaaatgaaatggaCCCTCTTGGCccctctattttcttctttccaaGAATATAAAATGACGGTAATGTGACATTAATTGAGTAATGAATGCAAAGAATTTGTTTCCACTATGGTCCAAAATAATATATGTGATTTAGGTTTTGTTGGGCAATTCCTCTCATCTCCCTTCCCTTCTTTTtcaccttttaaaaaaaattaactttaaaacattcttaatttttttttttttccactttttatatcatatcaacaattttatattattatttaaataaaaaaacactacaatatatatatatatatattcattttttttatataaattttttctactttatatcacatcaatcactttttacaattattcaaaaaaaaaaaaaaaaattcttgtaaaagcactagtagcagatgccctataagtggTTCCATTTCCtaaatataatcaaaatttcaaaaaaactacaaaatagcTCCTACAGCAAATTCCCTAAATTTATATTAACTTCTTGaatagcactgtagctacccaatagattattataataataaaaaaacccaaggctctctctcctctctcctctcacgTCTTCCACTTTCTTctacttctttcttttgctACTGATGGGAGCAAGCCATGAAACCCCAATAGTCCAAGTTGATAATCGATGACTCCCAATCGACGCTCACCACGTGCAACTCCTCCTGCCGCCATGTGACGGCCTTGGACCTCTCTAGGTTCAATCTTCGACGCCCTCTTGCCGGACCTCGACCATCTGTGATTCCTCTCCAACCTTTCGTAGCCGCCAACCAGCTCTTCGGGCCCATCCCTGGCGAGCTCTCATCTCTCTCCGGGTTTAATCTCTTTGGCGCGCTCTCGCCGTACTATGGCCATCTGTGCTTCCTCTCAAACCTTTTGTCACTGCCAATCAGCTCTCCGGGCCCATCCCCATCCTCCATGACAAGCTGAGCGACTCCATCCTCTCGATCTTGCGGACTCACTTCCTCAACTCTGTTAAATCCCTGAGGAAGCCTCCAGAGCAAAAGAACAAGCTCTATGGTGGTAATAACACCGGCAACCTAAACAATGCTGTTGACGAAAACGGCCGGGCCGGGTTCAtttttgtgaaggattttcGAGGATTTGACGACGACGATGACTCGGCCATTTAGGAGGCCAAGAGCCTCAATGCGACAATGCCAGAAATAAATGAGAGACAGTTAGATAcggtgaaaagaaaaataaattaataaaaaaataacaataatttaatgatataaaaaaaaattaaagaaaattattgtggagtatatttgtatataaaaaaagaagaatggtataattctttaaatattttctaaattaagaaaatagTTGAGTGGTTACTGTTAGGACTTAGACAATTGTAAGTGTGGGCGAATGAAATGTCAGTGATGCAGTAAGGTGAAGAGCCTTGGAGAACTTATGATTAGACAAGACAAAGCCATTAATATATGTCTACCATTAACACAACAAGTACTAAAATGCCAGCGCCACCGAAAACGCTACCGCACGAAGCCATTAATATGTCTCCATCAAGACTACAAGTGCTAAAATGCCAGCGCCACCGAGAACGCTACCGCGCGAAGCCATTAATATGTCTCCATCAAGACAACAAGTGCTAAAATGCTAGCGCCACCGAGAACGCTACCGCGCGAAGCCATTAATATATGTCTTCATCAAGACAACAAGTGCTAAAATGCCAGCGCCACCGAAAACGCTACCGCGCGAAGCCATTAATATATGTCTCCATCAAGACTACAAGTGCTAAAATGCCAGCGCCACCGAGAACGCTACCGCGCGAAGCCATTAATATATGTCTCCATCAAGACAACAAGTGCTAAAATGCCAGCGCCACCAAAAACGCTACCGCGCGAAGCCATTAATATGTCTCCATCAAGACAACAAGTGCTAAAATGCTAAGCGCGAAGCCATTAATATATGTCTCCATCAAGACAAGAAGTGCTAAAATGCCAGCGCCACCGAGAACGCTACCGCGCGAAGCCATTAATATATGTCTCCATCAAGACTACAAGTGCTAAAATGCCAGCGCCACCGAGAACGCTACCGCGCGAAGCCATTAATATATGTCTCCATTAAGACAACAAGTGCTAAAATGCCAGCGCCACCGAAAACGCTACCGCGCGAAGCCATTAATATATGTCTCCATCAAGACTACGTGTGCTAAAATGCGAGCGCCATTGAAAACACTACCGAGAAACTCAATAATAAATCCTAGCAGAACAAGAAGTTGTTGATGCAAGTAAAAGCCACCGACTCATCTTAGTATTTTATGCTATTTTGACAGCTACATAATTGAAGCGGTCGATGGACCAACTAGTCTAcctacaaatttatttatttcaatattCTTGCAGTGATGGACCAAACCCACGTACGCTTTGGTCCTTGATCAACAGATCAACCGTGTATTTGAATACACCAAATCAGCCTTGACCAACCGATCATCTAGCTATAAGATAAGATAAATCTTCTTCCTTGAACCTCTCACGCACACACACAAAACTGTAGCAGAAGCAGCTATGGAGGAGGAGGCTATAGTTCTGTACCCAACACCAGCAATAGGCCACCTGATCTCCATGGTAGAGCTTGCCAAACTAATACTCACCCACCAGCCTTCACTCACCGTACACATACTCATTGCCCCGCAACCTTACAACGCTGGTTCCACCGCTCCGTACATATCCGCCGTCTCTTCTACCACCCCCTCCATCACCTTTCACAATCTCCCCAACGTTACTCTCCCTCCCACCTCCTCTCCCAACCATGAAACGCTTACCTTTGAGCTCCTCCGCCTCAACAACCCAAATCTCCACCAATCTCTCCTGTCCATCTCCAAAAGCTACACCGTCCGCGCGCTCATCATGGACTTCTTCTGCTCTCATGCTATCTCCGTTGCAGCCAACCTCAGCATTCCTGGCTACTACTTTTTCACTTCCGGTGGCGGCAGTCTCGCTTATTTCCTGTATCTCCCCACCATGCACAGAAGCTCaacaaaaagctttaaagacctTAAAACCCTTCTTGACATTCCTGGCATACCCCCCATACTATCCTCGGATTCACCGAAACCGGTACTTGACCGTAACGATGACGCCTACAAATGCTTTCTCGACTGCTCGTTTAGCTTTGCCAAATCGGCAGGAATAATCGTCAACACTTTCGAATCGCTGGAGCCAAGAGTTATCAAAGCAATATCAGATGGGCTATGCGTACCAGACGGTCCAACGCCGCCTATTTTCTGCATAGGACCACTCATAGCTACTAGTAACGAAAGAGATGAGGCCGCGCCGGAGAGCTTAAGGTGGCTCGACTTGCAGCCCAGCCGAAGCGtagtgtttttatgttttggaagCTTAGGGTTGTTCTCGATGGAACAGTTGAAGGAGATATCAGTAGGGTTAGAAAGGAGTGGCTTAAGGTTCTTGTGGGTGGTGCGCAATCCGCTGACTCAGGAGCATAGCTTGGCCGTCACGGCACAACCTGAGCCGGACTTGGATCTGTTGCTTCCGGAGGGTTTCTTGGAACGGACAAAAGAGAGAGGCCTGGTAGTGAAGTCTTGGGCTCCACAGGTGGCCGTGTTGAACCACGAATCGGTCGGTGGGTTTGTGACACATTGCGGGTGGAACTCGGTGCTGGAAGCGTTGCGTGCGGGGGTGCCGATGGTGGCTTGGCCGCTCTATGCTGAGCAAAGGTTGAATAGGGTGGTGTTGGTTGAAGAGATAAGAATTGCTTTGCCAATGAAGGAGTCGGAGAATGGGTTTGTGAATGCGGCCGAGGTGGAGAAGCGAGTTAGAGAGTTGATGGAGTCGGAAGAAGGTAAGTCGATCAGGGAGAGAATCGTGTGGATGAAAAATGAAGCCAAGGCTGC contains these protein-coding regions:
- the LOC133875550 gene encoding UDP-glycosyltransferase 88B1-like, with the translated sequence MEEEAIVLYPTPAIGHLISMVELAKLILTHQPSLTVHILIAPQPYNAGSTAPYISAVSSTTPSITFHNLPNVTLPPTSSPNHETLTFELLRLNNPNLHQSLLSISKSYTVRALIMDFFCSHAISVAANLSIPGYYFFTSGGGSLAYFLYLPTMHRSSTKSFKDLKTLLDIPGIPPILSSDSPKPVLDRNDDAYKCFLDCSFSFAKSAGIIVNTFESLEPRVIKAISDGLCVPDGPTPPIFCIGPLIATSNERDEAAPESLRWLDLQPSRSVVFLCFGSLGLFSMEQLKEISVGLERSGLRFLWVVRNPLTQEHSLAVTAQPEPDLDLLLPEGFLERTKERGLVVKSWAPQVAVLNHESVGGFVTHCGWNSVLEALRAGVPMVAWPLYAEQRLNRVVLVEEIRIALPMKESENGFVNAAEVEKRVRELMESEEGKSIRERIVWMKNEAKAALSDQSGSSRMALAKLCQSWKQC